The Mangifera indica cultivar Alphonso chromosome 8, CATAS_Mindica_2.1, whole genome shotgun sequence genome has a window encoding:
- the LOC123223766 gene encoding ABC transporter I family member 11, chloroplastic isoform X2: MVSSSLALSSLLQWTNFELSRSISNESRFRFHFRRTRAVGVSCHYSCLEVKDVCYRPPGTQLNILNRVSFSLREKSFGLIFGKSGSGKTTLLQLLAGLSKPTSGSIYIQKYGNDGRPNESSEPLLAERVGIVFQFPERYFVADNVLDEVIFGWPRQSGGLQMKEYLALNLQRAINWVGLGGISLDKDPHSLSGGYKRRLALAIQLVQIPDLLILDEPLAGLDWKARADIVKLLKHLKKEVTILVVSHDLTFWL; this comes from the exons ATGGTGAGTTCAAGCTTGGCGCTCTCGTCTCTGCTTCAGTGGACGAATTTTGAATTATCGCGCTCCATTTCAAACGAATCACGCTTCAG aTTTCATTTTCGAAGAACTCGGGCTGTTGGAGTCTCCTGTCATTATTCTTGCCTTGAA GTTAAGGACGTTTGCTATCGACCCCCAGGGACCCAGCTCAACATCTTAAACAGAGTTAGTTTCTCCCTTCGAGAGAAAAG TTTTGGCTTAATTTTTGGTAAAAGTGGAAGTGGAAAAACTACTCTATTGCAG CTTCTTGCTGGACTAAGCAAGCCAACATCGGGTTccatttatattcaaaaatatggaAATGATGGCAGACCAAATGAGTCTTCTGAACCTTTGCTTGCTGAAAGAGTAGGCATTGTGTTTCAGTTTCCAGAGAG GTATTTTGTGGCAGATAATGTGCTTGATGAAGTTATATTTGGGTGGCCAAGACAAAGTGGTGGTCTTCAAATGAAGGAGTACCTTGCTCTGAATCTCCAAAGAGCTATTAATTGG GTTGGATTGGGTGGGATCTCTTTGGATAAGGATCCTCATTCTCTCAGTGGTGGCTATAAGCGTCGGCTTGCATTGGCAATTCAGTTA GTACAAATCCCAGATTTATTAATATTGGATGAGCCTCTTGCTGGTCTGG ACTGGAAGGCACGTGCAGATATTGTGAAGCTTCTGAAGCATTTGAAGAAAGAAGTAACTATACTTGTTGTTAGTCATGACCTCAC GTTTTGGCTTTAA
- the LOC123222722 gene encoding 3-oxoacyl-[acyl-carrier-protein] reductase FabG-like: protein MENPVKKVLLTSDGDEISQNIAFHLAKRGCRLVLMGNEKRLQSVAEKIKSIVKIAEAVEVVGVDIECEDEAAFDEAVDKASRILDNLDALVHCYAYEGKMQDPLELAEEEFRKLVRINFMASWFLLKSVGRRMRANNGGGSIVFLTTIIGAGRGLYPGAAAYGACSAGVQQLVRTAALELGKYKIRVNAIVRGLHLQDEYPLAVGKERAEKLVKDTVPLQRWMDVENDLASTVVYLISDGSRYMTGTPIFVDGGQSLTRPRMRSFM from the exons ATGGAAAATCCTGTGAAGAAAGTGTTGCTTACCTCTGACGGAGACGAGATTTCCCAAAACATTGCTTTCCATTTAGCCAAACGGGGATGCAG ATTGGTTTTGATGGGGAACGAGAAGCGCCTTCAAAGTGTTGCGGAGAAGATAAAAAGTATTGTGAAGATTGCTGAAGCAGTTGAAGTGGTTGGAGTAGATATAGAATGTGAGGACGAAGCAGCTTTTGATGAGGCGGTAGATAAGGCTTCTCGAATTTTGGACAATTTGGATGCTTTGGTGCATTGCTATGCGTATGAAG GAAAGATGCAAGATCCGCTAGAATTAGCTGAGGAAGAGTTCAGAAAATTAGTGAGAATCAATTTCATGGCGTCGTGGTTTCTTTTAAAGTCAGTTGGCAGAAGAATGCGAGCCAACAATGGAGGAGGTTCCATCGTATTCTTGACGACAATAATAGGGGCTGGGAGAGGACTTTATCCAGGAGCCGCTGCCTATGGTGCATGTTCAGCAGGTGTGCAGCAGTTAGTTAGG ACAGCAGCACTGGAGCTTGGAAAATACAAGATCAGGGTTAATGCTATTGTCCGCGGTTTGCACTTGCAAGATGAATATCCGTTAGCAGTGGGGAAGGAGAGGGCAGAGAAGTTAGTGAAGGACACAGTGCCATTGCAGAGATGGATGGATGTCGAAAATGATCTGGCCTCGACCGTCGTCTATTTAATCAGTGATGGTTCACGGTACATGACTGGAACGCCTATATTTGTCGATGGAGGGCAGTCTCTAACTAGGCCTAGGATGCGATCTTTCATGTAA
- the LOC123223766 gene encoding ABC transporter I family member 11, chloroplastic isoform X3 has translation MVSSSLALSSLLQWTNFELSRSISNESRFRFHFRRTRAVGVSCHYSCLEVKDVCYRPPGTQLNILNRVSFSLREKSFGLIFGKSGSGKTTLLQLLAGLSKPTSGSIYIQKYGNDGRPNESSEPLLAERVGIVFQFPERYFVADNVLDEVIFGWPRQSGGLQMKEYLALNLQRAINWVGLGGISLDKDPHSLSGGYKRRLALAIQLVQIPDLLILDEPLAGLDVNFYLAFPILLI, from the exons ATGGTGAGTTCAAGCTTGGCGCTCTCGTCTCTGCTTCAGTGGACGAATTTTGAATTATCGCGCTCCATTTCAAACGAATCACGCTTCAG aTTTCATTTTCGAAGAACTCGGGCTGTTGGAGTCTCCTGTCATTATTCTTGCCTTGAA GTTAAGGACGTTTGCTATCGACCCCCAGGGACCCAGCTCAACATCTTAAACAGAGTTAGTTTCTCCCTTCGAGAGAAAAG TTTTGGCTTAATTTTTGGTAAAAGTGGAAGTGGAAAAACTACTCTATTGCAG CTTCTTGCTGGACTAAGCAAGCCAACATCGGGTTccatttatattcaaaaatatggaAATGATGGCAGACCAAATGAGTCTTCTGAACCTTTGCTTGCTGAAAGAGTAGGCATTGTGTTTCAGTTTCCAGAGAG GTATTTTGTGGCAGATAATGTGCTTGATGAAGTTATATTTGGGTGGCCAAGACAAAGTGGTGGTCTTCAAATGAAGGAGTACCTTGCTCTGAATCTCCAAAGAGCTATTAATTGG GTTGGATTGGGTGGGATCTCTTTGGATAAGGATCCTCATTCTCTCAGTGGTGGCTATAAGCGTCGGCTTGCATTGGCAATTCAGTTA GTACAAATCCCAGATTTATTAATATTGGATGAGCCTCTTGCTGGTCTGG ATGTTAACTTTTATTTGGCATTTCCAATTTTGCTTATTTGA
- the LOC123223765 gene encoding protein LAZY 1-like isoform X2 codes for MLDDQDYHSKSSFSSRCGSQSTKQTKQESENAISELEAKGVEEHFDGETDVISELFDGFLSIGTLGSEKMISEPATPTFSTSMQNVTGEQADVTEYDLKFINDKLEKFLETEAEEEQSKESSRRNSYVSIVTLSEKLMEGASTEDYGKIMVCPLQGYLFGTSIELPETTEVKKEKASLAELFHRTKIADEISTEKSDKGEMQAKQTHKSVKHLFKKMLKKLHATLKSSTPSNGDTAAVSTNKKLHKIIQMFHRKIHPENSIAEKEFIKSHTKKINGNPRDGSCVNGGLMHSEKSNKKFPQGSTSKQGYMANIIWPQYGLKGIASSGYREHWIKTDADYLVLEL; via the exons ATGCTGGATGACCAAGACTACCATTCAAAGTCAAGCTTCAGCTCAAGATGTGGATCTCAATCCACAAAACAGACCAAACAGGAGTCAGAAAACGCTATTTCTGAACTTGAAGCTAAGGGAGTTGAAGAACACTTTGATGGAGAAACTGATGTCATCTCTGAGCTCTTTGATGGCTTTCTGTCCATAGGAACTCTTGGTTCAGAAAAAATGATCAGTGAGCCTGCAACACCGACATTTTCCACATCTATGCAAAACGTAACTGGGGAACAAGCAGATGTGACAGAGTATGACTTGAAATTCATCAATGATAAACTAGAGAAATTCCTTGAGACTGAAGCTGAAGAAGAACAGAGTAAAGAATCATCAAGAAGAAACAGTTATGTGAGCATTGTTACACTTAGTGAGAAGCTGATGGAAGGAGCCAGTACTGAAGATTATGGAAAGATCATGGTATGTCCACTGCAAGGATATCTATTTGGAACTTCAATTGAACTTCCAGAAACAACTGAGGTAAAGAAGGAAAAGGCATCACTGGCAGAACTGTTTCACAGGACAAAGATAGCAGATGAGATTTCCACAGAGAAAAGTGATAAGGGGGAGATGCAGGCCAAGCAAACACATAAATCAGTCAAACATCTCTTTAAGAAGATGCTGAAAAAGCTTCATGCTACTTTAAAAAGCTCTACCCCTTCTAATGGTGATACTGCTGCTGTTTCAACCAACAAGAAACTCCATAAG ATCATACAGATGTTCCACAGAAAAATTCATCCTGAAAACTCTATAGCTGAAAAAGAGTTCATTAAATCCCACACAAAAAAGATCAACGGAAATCCCCGTGATGGCAGTTGTGTTAATGGAGGCCTGATGCACTCAGAAAAAAGCAACAAGAAATTTCCTCAGGGATCTACTTCTAAGCAAGGTTACATGGCCAACATAATATGGCCCCAATATGGCCTCAAAGGCATTGCTTCAAGTGGATATAGAGAGCACTGGATCAAAACAGATGCAGACT ACTTGGTGTTGGAGCTGTAG
- the LOC123223763 gene encoding probable metal-nicotianamine transporter YSL6, which produces MGAEGGVSEPLIGPSEKISAVNEEDQTVPEWKDQITIRGLVVSAMMGALFCIITHKLNLTVGIIPSLNVAAGLLGFFFVKSWTSFLSNLGFSIKPFTRQENTVIQTCVVACYGLAFSGGFGSYLLAMDERTYELIGADYPGNRAEDVLNPGLLWMIGFLFVVSFLGLFGLVPLRKVMVLDYKLTYPSGTATAMLINSFHTNSGAELAGKQVSCLGKYLSISLFWSCFKWFFSGIGDSCGFDNFPTLGLTLYKNTFYFDFSPTYVGCGLICPHIVNCSVLLGAIISWGFLWPFISQHAGDWYPADLGSSDFKGLYGYKVFIAIALILGDGLYNLVKIIAITVKEMCNKSTKQSKLPIVNEVQDSESSKLLLDQKKRDDVFLKDRIPNWLAASGYVGLAAISTATIPIIFPPLKWYLVLCSYLIAPALAFCNSYGTGLTDWSLATTYGKIGLFIIASLVGSNGGVVAGLAACGVMMSIVSTAADLMQDFKTGYLTLSSVKSMFVSQLVGTAMGCVIAPLTFWMFWTAFDIGSPDGPYKAPYAVIFREMAILGIEGFSELPKHCLAICCGFFVAALLINLLRDVTPKKIAQFIPIPMAMAVPFYIGAYFAIDMFVGTVILFIWERINRKDAEDYAGAVASGLICGDGIWTIPSAVLSIFRINPPICMYFGPATGN; this is translated from the exons ATGGGAGCCGAAGGAGGAGTTTCTGAGCCGTTGATTGGACCTAGTGAGAAAATCTCTGCCGTCAACGAGGAAGATCAGACCGTTCCCGAATGGAAGGATCAGATCACCATCAGAGGGCTGGTTGTCAGCGCCATGATGGGGGCTTTGTTCTGTATCATCACGCACAAGCTGAATCTTACGGTGGGGATCATTCCGTCGCTCAACGTAGCGGCTGGATTGCTTGGCTTCTTCTTTGTTAAATCGTGGACTAGTTTTTTGTCCAATTTAGGGTTCTCGATTAAGCCTTTTACCAGACAGGAAAACACCGTCATTCAAACTTGTGTTGTCGCTTGTTATGGCCTTGCATTTAGCG GGGGATTTGGTTCTTATTTGCTTGCTATGGATGAGAGAACATATGAACTAATTGGTGCTGACTACCCGGGTAACCGGGCAGAAGATGTTTTGAACCCAGGATTGCTTTGGATGATTGGTTTTCTGTTTGTTGTCAGTTTCCTTGGGCTTTTCGGTCTTGTTCCACTTCGCAAG GTTATGGTCTTGGACTATAAGCTTACATATCCCAGTGGAACAGCCACAGCAATGTTGATAAATAGCTTTCACACCAACTCTGGAGCTGAGCTTGCAGG GAAGCAAGTCAGCTGTCTTGGAAAGTACTTGAGCATAAGTTTATTTTGGAGCTGCTTTAAGTGGTTCTTTAGTGGAATTGGGGATTCTTGTGGATTTGACAATTTTCCCACCCTTGGTTTGACTCTATATAAAAACAC GTTTTATTTTGACTTCAGTCCAACTTATGTTGGATGTGGACTTATTTGTCCCCACATTGTGAACTGCTCTGTTCTTCTTGGGGCTATTATATCATGGGGCTTCCTCTGGCCTTTCATCTCCCAACATGCTGGCGACTGGTATCCAGCTGACCTGGGTAGCAGCGATTTTAAAGGTCTTTATGGATATAAG GTATTCATAGCTATTGCCCTTATCCTTGGAGATGGCCTTTACAATCTGGTCAAGATAATAGCTATAACTGTTAAGGAAATGTGCAACAAAAGCACCAAACAGAGCAAACTTCCAATTGTTAATGAAGTTCAGG ATTCGGAGAGTTCGAAATTGTTACTGGATcagaaaaaaagagatgatgTCTTTTTAAAAGACAGGATACCCAACTGGCTTGCAGCTTCTGGATATGTTGGTCTGGCAGCCATATCAACAGCAACAATTCCAATCATCTTTCCACCTCTCAAGTGGTACTTGGTTCTCTGCTCATACCTTATTGCCCCTGCACTAGCCTTCTGCAACTCTTATGGCACTGGACTTACAGACTGGAGCTTGGCTACAACTTATGGAAAGATTGGTCTTTTCATCATTGCTTCTCTGGTCGGAAGCAATGGAGGGGTTGTTGCTGGGTTAGCAGCTTGTGGTGTTATGATGTCCATTGTCTCCACTGCAGCCGATCTCATGCAGGATTTTAAGACAGGTTATCTCACTCTATCATCAGTGAAGTCGATGTTTGTGAGCCAGTTGGTAGGAACAGCTATGGGTTGTGTCATTGCACCACTCACATTCTGGATGTTTTGGACGGCTTTTGATATCGGTTCACCTGACGGTCCGTACAAAGCACCATATGCCGTGATATTTAGGGAGATGGCCATTCTAGGCATTGAGGGCTTCTCAGAGCTGCCCAAGCATTGTCTGGCCATATGTTGTGGGTTCTTTGTTGCTGCTCTGCTTATTAACCTCCTAAGGGATGTGACACCAAAGAAAATAGCGCAGTTTATTCCCATTCCGATGGCTATGGCAGTTCCATTTTATATTGGAGCATACTTTGCAATCGACATGTTTGTGGGGACAGTTATACTCTTTATATGGGAGCGAATCAATCGCAAGGATGCAGAGGATTATGCAGGGGCAGTTGCTTCAGGTCTAATATGTGGCGATGGCATTTGGACAATACCATCTGCAGTTCTCTCTATTTTCAGAATCAACCCACCCATCTGCATGTACTTTGGCCCTGCTACTGGTAACTGA
- the LOC123223180 gene encoding probable WRKY transcription factor 75, with the protein MENYQMFFPCSSTGQSGYPTKTSHRANSDHVFSLGDSSSSGFLGLKPEGLVPKSSTNHVKDLSQIDGGSLASENAAKSSKKKGEKKVRKPRFAFQTRSHVDILDDGYRWRKYGQKAVKNNKFPRSYYRCTHQGCNVKKQVQRLTKDEGVVLTTYEGMHNHTIDKPTDNFEHILSQLQIYTPF; encoded by the exons ATGGAAAACTACCAAATGTTCTTCCCTTGTTCCTCTACGGGGCAGTCAGGTTATCCCACAAAGACGTCGCATAGAGCAAATTCTGACCATGTTTTCAGTCTTGGAGATAGCTCGTCAAGTGGGTTTTTGGGGCTGAAGCCAGAAGGGCTTGTCCCAAAAAGTAGTACAAATCATGTTAAAGACCTTTCTCAGATTGATGGAGGGTCTCTAGCGTCTGAAAATGCGGCAAAATCGAGTAAAAAGAAAGGGGAAAAGAAGGTTAGAAAACCCAGATTTGCTTTTCAAACGAGGAGCCATGTTGATATCCTCGATGATGGATATCGGTGGAGGAAATATGGTCAAAAAGCTGTCAAGAACAACAAATTTCCCAG AAGCTACTACCGTTGTACACATCAAGGATGCAATGTAAAGAAGCAAGTACAACGCCTAACCAAAGATGAAGGTGTTGTATTGACAACTTACGAAGGGATGCACAATCATACAATTGATAAGCCGACTGATAATTTTGAGCATATCTTGAGTCAGTTGCAGATTTATACTCCCTTTTGA
- the LOC123223765 gene encoding protein LAZY 1-like isoform X1, giving the protein MLDDQDYHSKSSFSSRCGSQSTKQTKQESENAISELEAKGVEEHFDGETDVISELFDGFLSIGTLGSEKMISEPATPTFSTSMQNVTGEQADVTEYDLKFINDKLEKFLETEAEEEQSKESSRRNSYVSIVTLSEKLMEGASTEDYGKIMVCPLQGYLFGTSIELPETTEVKKEKASLAELFHRTKIADEISTEKSDKGEMQAKQTHKSVKHLFKKMLKKLHATLKSSTPSNGDTAAVSTNKKLHKIIQMFHRKIHPENSIAEKEFIKSHTKKINGNPRDGSCVNGGLMHSEKSNKKFPQGSTSKQGYMANIIWPQYGLKGIASSGYREHWIKTDADCKYQLYSILSS; this is encoded by the exons ATGCTGGATGACCAAGACTACCATTCAAAGTCAAGCTTCAGCTCAAGATGTGGATCTCAATCCACAAAACAGACCAAACAGGAGTCAGAAAACGCTATTTCTGAACTTGAAGCTAAGGGAGTTGAAGAACACTTTGATGGAGAAACTGATGTCATCTCTGAGCTCTTTGATGGCTTTCTGTCCATAGGAACTCTTGGTTCAGAAAAAATGATCAGTGAGCCTGCAACACCGACATTTTCCACATCTATGCAAAACGTAACTGGGGAACAAGCAGATGTGACAGAGTATGACTTGAAATTCATCAATGATAAACTAGAGAAATTCCTTGAGACTGAAGCTGAAGAAGAACAGAGTAAAGAATCATCAAGAAGAAACAGTTATGTGAGCATTGTTACACTTAGTGAGAAGCTGATGGAAGGAGCCAGTACTGAAGATTATGGAAAGATCATGGTATGTCCACTGCAAGGATATCTATTTGGAACTTCAATTGAACTTCCAGAAACAACTGAGGTAAAGAAGGAAAAGGCATCACTGGCAGAACTGTTTCACAGGACAAAGATAGCAGATGAGATTTCCACAGAGAAAAGTGATAAGGGGGAGATGCAGGCCAAGCAAACACATAAATCAGTCAAACATCTCTTTAAGAAGATGCTGAAAAAGCTTCATGCTACTTTAAAAAGCTCTACCCCTTCTAATGGTGATACTGCTGCTGTTTCAACCAACAAGAAACTCCATAAG ATCATACAGATGTTCCACAGAAAAATTCATCCTGAAAACTCTATAGCTGAAAAAGAGTTCATTAAATCCCACACAAAAAAGATCAACGGAAATCCCCGTGATGGCAGTTGTGTTAATGGAGGCCTGATGCACTCAGAAAAAAGCAACAAGAAATTTCCTCAGGGATCTACTTCTAAGCAAGGTTACATGGCCAACATAATATGGCCCCAATATGGCCTCAAAGGCATTGCTTCAAGTGGATATAGAGAGCACTGGATCAAAACAGATGCAGACTGTAAGTATCaattatattcaatattatctTCTTGA
- the LOC123223766 gene encoding ABC transporter I family member 11, chloroplastic isoform X1 — MVSSSLALSSLLQWTNFELSRSISNESRFRFHFRRTRAVGVSCHYSCLEVKDVCYRPPGTQLNILNRVSFSLREKSFGLIFGKSGSGKTTLLQLLAGLSKPTSGSIYIQKYGNDGRPNESSEPLLAERVGIVFQFPERYFVADNVLDEVIFGWPRQSGGLQMKEYLALNLQRAINWVGLGGISLDKDPHSLSGGYKRRLALAIQLVQIPDLLILDEPLAGLDWKARADIVKLLKHLKKEVTILVVSHDLTELATLVDRSWRMDMGGTLREEPLPL, encoded by the exons ATGGTGAGTTCAAGCTTGGCGCTCTCGTCTCTGCTTCAGTGGACGAATTTTGAATTATCGCGCTCCATTTCAAACGAATCACGCTTCAG aTTTCATTTTCGAAGAACTCGGGCTGTTGGAGTCTCCTGTCATTATTCTTGCCTTGAA GTTAAGGACGTTTGCTATCGACCCCCAGGGACCCAGCTCAACATCTTAAACAGAGTTAGTTTCTCCCTTCGAGAGAAAAG TTTTGGCTTAATTTTTGGTAAAAGTGGAAGTGGAAAAACTACTCTATTGCAG CTTCTTGCTGGACTAAGCAAGCCAACATCGGGTTccatttatattcaaaaatatggaAATGATGGCAGACCAAATGAGTCTTCTGAACCTTTGCTTGCTGAAAGAGTAGGCATTGTGTTTCAGTTTCCAGAGAG GTATTTTGTGGCAGATAATGTGCTTGATGAAGTTATATTTGGGTGGCCAAGACAAAGTGGTGGTCTTCAAATGAAGGAGTACCTTGCTCTGAATCTCCAAAGAGCTATTAATTGG GTTGGATTGGGTGGGATCTCTTTGGATAAGGATCCTCATTCTCTCAGTGGTGGCTATAAGCGTCGGCTTGCATTGGCAATTCAGTTA GTACAAATCCCAGATTTATTAATATTGGATGAGCCTCTTGCTGGTCTGG ACTGGAAGGCACGTGCAGATATTGTGAAGCTTCTGAAGCATTTGAAGAAAGAAGTAACTATACTTGTTGTTAGTCATGACCTCAC AGAGTTGGCAACTCTTGTTGATCGATCTTGGAGGATGGACATGGGTGGAACTTTGAGGGAAGAGCCCCTACCATTGTAA